The genomic segment TCTCAGAGATCAATGcctaatgagaaaatgaaatatggaattcaataattaagaaccgttctagaacatgaacacaataacagactaaccctctttcaaggcattagaaactaaacttgactactagtttgctaaactttcatttgcaacctcctagccaaatttgcattacaatcaagttcattaagttcacaatgcgtcccaacatcaactttcgcaggctagaaatacattgctcaattcacactcattcaggcattctatcgaacacttttgatgcatagaaaaacctagagtctaaaacaaggtgatcagtcctattttagcattaagatcatgtgaatcaaagaacctaaggattaagaactccaaacaataattaaaacatcaattcattgaatctcctaattggaaccctaaaacccaattggagaactactcacacatagcaaaagagaaatcaaaaatcatagatgaagaaaacatgattaaattgcagaaataataagaaagggtttagaaatcttctccaaattgtcaatGAGGATCAATCTCTAGAATCCCAAAAGAGTGGCTTACAAAAAGTCTCAGGTAGCAGAAAGAAAgcgtagaataaaacttagaataaaacttagggtttttctcCCAGCAAataaaaggtatttataaagCTCTCAAAATAGGATAAAAAAAGGTAACGGCCTGGTTAAGACATTTCTCAGCCAGGCGGGTATCTTAGGTAGGGGGGTTTTAACGTGAAATTTGCCGGGTCAGACTTCGCTTCTCATCCAGGCGGGTTCCTCAGATAGGCCAGTTTTAACGTGAAAGTTGCCGGGTTAGACTTTGTTGCTTAGCCAGGCGGGTTCCTCTGGTAGGCGGGTTTTCACGTGAACCAACATTCATCTCATATGCTTGTTTGTATCCAGAATAGCTCATTTTCCTCCAATTTCCTCCAAAGTGtcctaaaacctgtaaagactcgataaagaactaaaagactccaaaaacacactttgactcagtaaaaagtgtaaaataagagagaaaacaaagactcaaaactgacaaaaacatcatatatcaACTTCCCCCGACTTAgatctttgcttgccctcaagcaaaacaaaaacctttgccAAGGAAATAGGTTTGAAAACGCGAGAATTCACATATTCTTCTGGGATCATGCTATCTAACAATTGCCTGCAAACCACTATCACAAAGCTCATATCAAACCGTACTAAATCGTACTTTGCCATGACCGTAGCAGCTTCATAAATCCTAAGATCACAAATACTTTCAGACTCAGATAACTTAaccttttaacattcattagtAAATGGGTGCACTTTCACAACGGGGATATCGAACACATTATGGTCTTGGTGTAAGGACAATTTCAAGGTGGCTAGAGTGTTTAAGGTTTTCAGCAATGCGAACGGATGAAAATCATTATGCAAAATCACAGTGAGACACCGACCAATTAGGAGGTACACAGCTTCCCTCTAACTCGGATCAAACCAACCAACGCTAAACCCCAAACAAATCATTATTGTTCTAGAtgcttttgataaataaataagagcACTCTGACTTTTCCGGTTCCATACTTACTcctttcccattttcttttcttttttttaattcattcttagatttttctttttttctctttttttttcttttttagatggGGGAGTGGAACCGGTTCTCGTCTCACAAAATTGCATCAAAGGAACTAAATCATGGAAACTCAACACAGGCTTGTGAACATAACCACACAACCACAAAAACTCAATATCAATCACCCAAACAAACTACAATGACAATCCTAACTAGAGGAAAGCTATGTTGGTCTGTATACTCCGTAGTTTTTGCACATGAATGCACGTGATGATGATGCTCAAGAATGCGAGTGGTATGAGGCAAGGATATGGGTAAAGGTGTGGTACTAGACTAAAGACGAGTCTAGCCATTCAAAATTTACaaagagtggtaaaaatggtGTAAACTAAACTCTGAATATATGATCCATTACATGATTCTCAACCCCCTAAGTGAGATATAATAAGTTCATATTAAGTTCAAATAAGCAAGGTCAAGctcaaatcatccaaatttcAAAGTGACAGGAATTATTGAAGTGATCAAGTCatgattttttctaaacttccaAGTCATCCTTAAACAATGCTAAATGGTCCCAAGGCAATGAATCAAGCATGGTGCAATTCCCTAAGAAAAGCTCATAATTCTCAACCAGCATTTTGACACAATAAAACACACTTTTGACTCGATAAAACAAATTGACTGACtcaaaagaaagcaacaaaGGACAAACAACCAAAGCAAACAAGATTAGTAGACATATGACACCTTCCCCCAGACTTGCTTCACACCGTCTCAGTGTgaaaacaaatccaagaaaagAGGTCAAACAGactcaaaagaaatttaaaagaaaaagaattagtaaAAAGTGAAATACctggtgggttgcctcccacaaAGCGCTTTTTTTATGTCGTTAGCTTGACCGCTCAACTCAAAGTGTTAATCATAAGAATCAAAAGATTAAGCCAATGGACCTTTAGTCCTTCTCCTATTACTGCAGAAAACAATAAGCTCAAAGTAACACATAATTATCCATGATAAGGAGACAAAATAACCATCAACCAAATCTACTACAAATGTAGCATATATCTTGAACTGTTCTTTAATGGTTGGATGCTCATGAGAATCAAATGCATTTAGaggaaaaataaagtcaatttcAGGTTTAAACGaggttaaaagaaaataatcaacTTCATCCCCATTAGTCTCATACATCACAATATTCTCATCCAAAAACTCAACCTCAGGATCTTCAGTCTcatacaaaattttatcaatatcAAGCACAACTCCTAGGTAAGATTCTTTAAGAAGAGAACTAGATATTTCAGGCATTGAAAACTTAAACTCGAGATTATGAGCATTCAAAGCACAATGATAttcaatatcaaaacatatttcatgGTAATCCCTAGCAAGTTTTGCTGCTCTTAAAGTATCTAGTTGTTGGGtctcacatatcaaatcataACATTCATCAACAATCATGGGAGTATGCAAAATAGAAGTCACATTGCAAGGCATGTGAAAatcctcaaaatcatgagtGTTAAGGGTTGAAACGCATGTACCTTCTATTTCGCTTGGTGGAACCCAATATATTACCTTTTCAAGATCATgagcttcttgttcttcaaggGATGTAAGTTCCCTTCCTTCACATGCTGCCCGAAATGATAAGAGGTTCAACCGGATTAAAACCGCTATATCACTCCTTAGCAGTGTAGGATGTTCCTTGTGAAGTTCATCCAACTTCACTTTTTGTTCTAGTGTAAGAACACTCTCATCAAATGGTGGCTCCACATATGactcatcatcctcttcttgtGGCATATCATTCTCTTCCATGGCCAACACCTCCCGTATACTAcgcgacattttttttttttttaatatttcatatacacataaaacaccaaaaagaaagagaaaatagtagttagcaaaagaaattaaaatgcTCTAGActataaactaatcctaaatcTCTAGGTAACGCaattggtccccggcaacggcgccaacttgattgctcgagtaattacccgatacacttaaccgcaaggcagtatatacggggtcgaatccacaaggaccaatggtacactaaagatttgcgagagtcgtaaatagctaaagcgaacgaaagataatttgtttggtttcagaattgtaaataaaaatgcaagaaataaaatcgattagcttataagattaaaacattgggtcataggatatttcagagatcaatgcctaatgagaaaatgaaatatggaattcaataattaagaaccgttctagaacatgaacacaataacagactaaccctctttcaaggcattagaaactaaacttgactactagtttgctaaactttcatttgcaacctcctagccaaatttgcattacaatcaagttcattaagttcacaatgcgtcccaacatcaactttcgcaggctagaaatacattgctcaattcacactcattcaggcattctatcgaacacttttgatgcatagaaaaacctagagtctaaaacaaggtgatcagtcctattttagcattaagatcatgtgaatcaaagaacctaaggattaagaactccaaacaataattaaaacatcaattcattgaatctcctaattggaaccctaaaacccaattggagaactactcacacatagcaaaagagaaatcaaaaatcatagatgaagaaaacatgattaaattgcagaaataataagaaagggtttagaaatcttctccaaattgtcaatGAGGATCAATCTCTAGAATCCCAAAAGAGTGGCTTACAAAAAGTCTCAGGTAGCAGAAAGAAAgcgtagaataaaacttagaataaaacttagggtttttaACTTAGGGTTTTTCTCCCAGCAAATAAAGCTATTTATAAAGCTCTCCAAATAGGGTAAAAAAAAGGTAACGGCCTGGTTAAGACATTTCTCAGCCAGGCGGGTAACTTAGGTAGGCGGGTTTTGACGTGAAACTTGCCGGTTCAGACTTCGCTTCTCATCTAGGCGGGTTCCTCAGATAGGCGGGTTTTGACGTGAAAGTTGCCGGGTTAGACTTCGTTGCTTAGCCAGGCGGGTTCCTCTGGTAGGCGGGTTTTCACGTGAACCAACATTAATCtcatatgtttgtttgtatcCAGAATAGCTCATTTTCCTCCAATTTCCTCCAAAGTGTCCTAAAACCTGTAAATACTCGATAAAGAACTAAAAGACTCCAaaaacacactttgactcagtaaaaagtgtaaaataagagagaaaacaaagactcaaaaccgacaaaaacatcatatatcaAAATGGCTATTTTTAGGGCAATTGTGATGCCTAATTCCTCCCTTGAGGAGAGCTCCTTCCTCTTCTATACCTCAAATGGAAGAGTGTATGCCTATCTTTTTAGGAAATACTTCAAGAAAGCCTCTCTGAAAGTAGGCATATGGATTTTACAACTAATCAAGGATTTTGCTGTCTCTCCTCTTCGATTGTGTCTTTTGGTAGGCATAGTAATGGCAATTGAAGCTTTGTACAACACAACACCTTCTCCAAGTGTCCTTTCAGGTTCTTGGCTTTCAAGACTCTCGTCTTGTCCAGCTGTGACCACCCTTTCCAGGGATCTTTGGTGCACGCACGGAATCCAAACACCGCGTTCGTTCTTTTGCAACGTCTGCAGGAATGGTTATCATGGTGGCTGACTATGTGGCAGTGGTCGGTCATCCTTCACCATGAGCGGTCTCACTGTGTGCGGCAACTCTCTACCCTTAGGATTTGTTGTCCTCTTTATGTATCTTGTCACTTTTATGGTTTCAAGTCAAGGTTTAAAGCttgttttatgttctttttaagATCTttatttgtagtttattttatccTCCTGTGTAAGATTATTGGTGTATTTGGCTCCTCTTCAAAGGAAGCTTGTAAACTTTTAATCTAATATAATGGAGTGTttgaaggaaaaacaaaaaaacaaaaaaaaaaactgtaattagATTCATATAATAAGCCCAAAAGGCCTGATGCAAAACACATTTGATATAGATTTGCTTATCTATATTTTGCCAATCATCATTAAAACTTTTTCATCTTTTAGATCTTTATCTatattatgattaaaattataatatagataAAGATTGatgataaataattttgttatattgttaGTTAGCTAActagaaaattgaaaaaggaTAATAAGaagttaatatttttctatattttcatgttaaaagatctaaataaatatttaaaattgagAAAACTATCAAATGTGCCATGAGCagtattttttctttccagATCTGCCATAATCGTTTTCGTCTTTCCATACCGATGGTAATCGGTTGAAAACTTAGTTTGGTGGACaacattttaaacattttgtgGACAACTTTATCCCCTTTGATGGATAACTTTTAACTTTGAACAATTTTAACTCATTCGTTGGATaactttaacatttttggaCAATTTTAACCCCTTCGTGGACAACTTTAACTCTTAATAGACCTTTttggcttgtttttttttttttttttttgNNNNNNNNNNNNNNNNNNNNNNNNNNNNNNNNNNNNNNNNNNNNNNNNNNNNNNNNNNNNNNNNNNNNNNNNNNNNNNNNNNNNNNNNNNNNNNNNNNNNNNNNNNNNNNNNNNNNNNNNNNNNNNNNNNNNNNNNNNNNNNNNNNNNNNNNNNNNNNNNNNNNNNNNNNNNNNNNNNNNNNNNNNNNNNNNNNNNNNNNNNNNNNNNNNNNNNNNNNNNNNNNNNNNNNNNNNNNNNNNNNNNNNNNNNNNNNNNNNNNNNNNNNNNNNNNNNNNNNNNNNNNNNNNNNNNNNNNNNNNNNNNNNNNNNNNNttttttttttttttttttggtagaaaacattttatttcataatgcCAAATATGACACATTTGGAAAGACTAAAAACATTATGACacatttaaaaacttttttaaaaaatatggcatatttgacaaaaatacttttaaaatttatgaaaagcTATTGCCttatttaaaacaagaaaagcaaTATGGCTTTGCCAGAAAGAATTGGCACGTATCATCTTCACAACAGATTCATTAATCTGCAATCACTGGATAATCATCGTCAGCAAATCTCTAGACACAATCTAGGAAAGTTTGTAAGGTTCTCATGATATAGACACGTTAGCTATTCTCATATGTAATGATTCAAAAACGTTAAAAGTATAAAGACATttcttttcagattttttactcatcatcatcatagaaaaaagtgattctcttctcttctcttctcttcgtcttcatcgGGAGAAGAAGGGATTCGTTTTAGCCTGCACCTACGGATTTAGATTTGTCCACTTCAATGTCTTATGCTTATATCTTTAAGTATATCATCATTGGGGATACTGGTATAAATGTttctgcttttatttttttacaatccTTCTCATATGCTATATTTCATATCAAATCATTTCTTGGTGAACAAGAAACATCCAGGGATTGATTTTTGAATCTGGTTTCAGGTGTAGGGAAATCATGCCTTCTTCTTAAGTTCACCAACAAGGAATTTCAAGCGGTGCATGATCTCACTATTGGTGTTGAATTTGGGGCTAAGATGATCACTATCGACAacaaacccatcaaactccagaTCTGGGATACGGTCTCTCTTTCACCCCTTACTTCTTGACTTTTTACACGTCCCAAAACGatatcttattttcttgaaatACCCTGCTTGTGTTGATCTTATATACTTtgactatattatatatacaactttCATTTCCTTTGCGTCCATTTATAGTCAGCAGCCCTagacttttaattttttgtttgaaacgCGTTTCCTTGTCTGGACTAAATTTTCTACAGGCTGGTCAAGAAACCTTTAGGTCTGTTACAAGGTTATACTATAGAGGGCGTGTCGGAACATTGCTTGTCTATGATATCACAAGGTACATGCAACACTTAGCTtgcttctttcctttttgttattaGGAGTTGACCTGATCATGAAAGCAATTTCTAGTGGAGCTGAGCATGATCTTGACTTAATCTGCTTTTTGTTgtcatcattttgttttttttttttggttcggatAAAGCAGGGACCATAACCAGATTTGTATATATGGAAAATGTCATCGTCTCAGTGTAGACACTCACAATATGTTTGTTCTCCGTTTTCGCAGGAGGGAGACATTTAACCATCTAGCCATCTGGCTAGAAGAGGCAAGACAGTATGCAAGCGAAAATATGACGACAATACTCATTGGGAATAAGTGTGATCTTGAAGGAGAAAGGGTAGTGAGTACAGAGGAAGGAGAACAGTTTGCAAGGGAGCACGGTCTTATATTCATGGAGGCCTCTGCCAAGACTGCTCAGAATGTTGAGAAGGTAACCCCCCTATGCATGCATTTAAGTTTTCAGGCTTCAACGGAGATCTCTAATAAACCACCCTCTTAACTCGCATGCGTTCTCTAGTGTCCTGTTGCAACTTGTTGTATCCCCACCAGTTCAGCTATGAGATGGAATCAGTCGGTTTGAAAAGTTAACATAGCTAGAATACAAAATTTAGATTCAGGCAGAGAGGCATAAGTATATTTTTGGGGTTATTTCTTTATTGTACGTGAAGAAAGAAGAGCCTATATGCTTCTTACTTATTCCAGTACTCCTAAAACACTAAGTCACTAATAGAAAGTCTGAATCATTATGTCGACGTGTTTTATTTTCTGGCTAGGCATTCATTGAGACGGCCACAACAATATACAAAAGGATTCAAGATGGTATGATTAATGAGGCAACTGAGCCTGGAGTTCGTCCAGGGTCATTTGGAAATGATGCATCATCCAAGCAAAGGGGAAGGTGCTGCGGCTGAGATGGAATATAGCAAaaatttgtttgcttctttatattGTTGTAATTCGTATAACTGTTTTGGTGGGTTTCagaacataataataatacaggTTTATATCTATTCACATATCTAAAATTAAGTTGTTTTTTTCGTATCTAAGAGATGTAGCCCATTTGCATGACATTTGAAACAATACAAAGGATGTGATGGAGGTTAAAAGTGGTAATGGCTGCATGTGATTCCATTTGCCAAATCGAAGGAGAAGTGTGCATAATGAGATACAGAGATATACAACAGTTAAGAGCATTTTTTGAACTTTTGTCAAGGTGAACGATGTCTTCTATGGTTTACTCGCTTTAGGATGCGATGCCGCAGTCTTCTGCTAAAAGCCTCCAACCTTTCCAATTTCTCGTGTCTAGACTTCTTTGCATCTGTTTCACCTCCGTTCTtaattttcttctccttcttctcttcttcttctttactagaGTCTCTTGGCTTTTGTTCCATGTTTATATCAGCAGTCTTCTCGATCTGGAAGGCAACATATCAGAAACGAAAGCCCATCTCACCAAATGTCAAATTGCTTCGTAAAACAGATTCAAAGAGTATCTACCTGATCACCCTCGCCAGCAGTCAaactctcatcttcttcagtgCCTCCTAATGAAGAGCATCTGCCCCAGCTTTCCCTGTTGGAGCTTGTAAACGAACAGCCTTCTTCAAACTGGTCAACAGGCTTCCCCTGCCaaataacaatcaaaatgcATATTGTGATCAGGCAACACTTGAGGGGTTTAACAGAAATATGACAGCAATGCTCCACAGTTACCTCGAAGTTTTCAGGGTCCTCCATGGTGTGATCATTATCTTCTACAGGCACGTCATTCTGTTTCATTAATGAATGATTATCAAAAGGAATAAACCAAGCAACGAAAAAGGAAATTCATGCAAGAAAGAGAACTGGTATACTGTATCTGTCATGGGGATGGCTTCTGAAAGGAGCTCATTTGTTGGCTTTGTGGTTAGAGGGGCAGGAGGCGCAGAAGAAGAACTTGCAACATCGATACATGCCGAGCGAAGACCAGATATGATCTCATAAAGAAAGCTCTGGCAGTACAAGGTAACCAAGCAGTTAGATTCTTATGCATGATCGTTCAGACTAATTTACAATATTTGTTTGCTGTGTGAGATGACCACCACGAGTTCTTAACAATCATATACATTGAGCCACCTCTTTAGTGACTCTAGCAGTATGTCTAGTACTTGAGTGCAGAAAACATAACAGACAGCAACTCAAGACTGTTTTTAGGGTTACTCAACCATAGAGTGCAAATTACCTCATCCAAACCAGTAGCGCTATTGATATCTCCCAAACTGTAATAACTTTCAAGTTTAGAAGAGCAAGCTGAAGGAATTTGAGGCGGGCGAAGAACATTGTAGAAGAATATTAACACTGAATCATAATAAGACTGCGGCCGCGAAGAGTTGTGATCGCCATCAAACttgataatatttttgtctCCCTGCAGATTTTACCAAAAGATTGgttatataagttataactgataaaattaatatgtttggacaaaaacaaataaccaCAATTACTGTATGCAACTACCGCATAGCACTTGAGAATGAGGTCAGAGTGATGAGGTTGGATGAATTTGTCTCCGCTTGCATGCCCAAATAAAGCTGGAATGAAAGTCTTGGGCGAAACCTGGGAGggaaaatcaaaaacttcaataAAATGGTAACATACTACCTAATTAGGTTGGAGCAAATGACAAGATAAACAGGGAGAGGTGCTTATACAATACCTTAACACAATTGAGATCCATAATATTAAACTTCGCCTTTTTCTGAATTATTCGCCGCATGTACTGCACAGCTACTTTAACCTAATTGTACAATGAGATAAAGTTTCACTGCAAGCATAAGAAAATGTCTAATATATGCTATCATCGACTGCAATGGTAAGGATACTATTTTGGACTCTCGTAGCCATGTGAATTTATGAGCCATCCAGCTATGAAACTTTTCatcataaattttcattttattagcATGTTCAATAGCTATGTGTAGCAATAGTTACTACACAAACAGAAATACAAATCGACTTGATCCTTGTACAGCCAAAGTGATTCATAAATTCATATTTCAGGTTTTTATAAACTCAATGTCAGTTTCAGCTAGTGTATATTGCTATGAAGAATGTGGTGAAAGGGAGCAGGAGAACATACTGTGAATTTCGGAAGTCGGATTTTGTAGACATCCACTAGTTCCATCATCAGATCAAATAAGTTTGAGAATGCACTGTCTAAGACCATTCCAGCAATTGAAGGATCTTCTGCTCCATAAAGAAGGCTGCACATTTTATTCACCGCTTTATTAAATGGAGAGAACAACATGAGGAGAGTAGAAAAGTTGACACACTTTTCAGATTATAGACCTTATGAAGGATGGCGAATCTATAGTCAACACAACTGCTAGTAAATATAAGTGTGACTGAGAACAAGTTCAAGAGGTAACCTGGTAACTGCACCCATAGATCGTCCCCAAAGTCCAATACGAGACACCTGATTGCTGTTTCTCAGGTAAGATACTACAGTCTTGAGATCATCTTTCTAGCTTAtgttcaacaagaaaaaaattagataatatttgAAGAGAAAAGAAGCATGTGAAAGTAAGACACGGAAACACACCTCATGCCAGCCAAGGCTTACATAATCACCGTCAGATAAGCCTGATCCCGAGAAGTCAAGGGTGAAAACAGTAATGTTAGATGGAAGAAGAACCATAACTGCCTCATTTGCATCTGCCCTACATCCACTGGTCAGATTCCAAAACAAACGAATTAAGTTCTTATGTATTAAACTAGTCATAAACAAGATCCTAGTTCCTAGAAGAGATGTTCAAGTCTCTATATACCTATTGCCATGGCAGTATATAACACATGGGAGAGGAGTATCGTCCTGAGAAGACGAGGGAACGTAATGACTGCAACGCAAGGTGTGACCTCTTGAATTTGTAAGCTACCAGAGtacaaaaaaaatgagactTACAAGGTTAACCTCAAGAGGAACCTCAATTTGAATAGAACAGTAGGAAAATACTAAAACATTAGGTGCCCATACTTGCCTCCAAGTCTTCTCTTTTACACTTAGTGCCACCGAGGCTAAACTCCTTCTCCCACAAATACTGATCAGGATCATACTCAGccctgttaaaaaaaaaccccaacaGCTATCAATTGAATGCAAAAAGGTTGAGACTTGATAAAGCAAAAGAGACTGAAGAAGCAGTACCTAGGAGGACGAATTACAAAATTGATGAACTGATCAATCATCTTGAATCCAAGTACCAATGAACTCATGAGCTAGAACTAGTACTCTTCTGAACCATACACCAAGCTTCTACAGACATTGCTTCGTCTTCAGGAACAAAATTACAAGTGAGACAACAAAAGCATCATGCTTTAGAGAGTCCCATTTCCCATATAAACTCTGAGAAAATGCGCAGATCCccaaagacaaaagagagaaaaaaaagaagaaacctctCAGCTTTT from the Camelina sativa cultivar DH55 chromosome 12, Cs, whole genome shotgun sequence genome contains:
- the LOC104731865 gene encoding uncharacterized protein LOC104731865 isoform X1 codes for the protein MSSLVLGFKMIDQFINFVIRPPRAEYDPDQYLWEKEFSLGGTKCKREDLELTNSRGHTLRCSHYVPSSSQDDTPLPCVIYCHGNSGCRADANEAVMVLLPSNITVFTLDFSGSGLSDGDYVSLGWHEKDDLKTVVSYLRNSNQVSRIGLWGRSMGAVTSLLYGAEDPSIAGMVLDSAFSNLFDLMMELVDVYKIRLPKFTVKVAVQYMRRIIQKKAKFNIMDLNCVKVSPKTFIPALFGHASGDKFIQPHHSDLILKCYAGDKNIIKFDGDHNSSRPQSYYDSVLIFFYNVLRPPQIPSACSSKLESYYSLGDINSATGLDESFLYEIISGLRSACIDVASSSSAPPAPLTTKPTNELLSEAIPMTDTNDVPVEDNDHTMEDPENFEGKPVDQFEEGCSFTSSNRESWGRCSSLGGTEEDESLTAGEGDQIEKTADINMEQKPRDSSKEEEEKKEKKIKNGGETDAKKSRHEKLERLEAFSRRLRHRILKRVNHRRHRSP
- the LOC104733552 gene encoding ras-related protein RABB1a-like, which encodes MITIDNKPIKLQIWDTAGQETFRSVTRLYYRGRVGTLLVYDITRRETFNHLAIWLEEARQYASENMTTILIGNKCDLEGERVVSTEEGEQFAREHGLIFMEASAKTAQNVEKAFIETATTIYKRIQDGMINEATEPGVRPGSFGNDASSKQRGRCCG
- the LOC104731865 gene encoding uncharacterized protein LOC104731865 isoform X2 — translated: MILISICGRRSLASVALSVKEKTWRQLTNSRGHTLRCSHYVPSSSQDDTPLPCVIYCHGNSGCRADANEAVMVLLPSNITVFTLDFSGSGLSDGDYVSLGWHEKDDLKTVVSYLRNSNQVSRIGLWGRSMGAVTSLLYGAEDPSIAGMVLDSAFSNLFDLMMELVDVYKIRLPKFTVKVAVQYMRRIIQKKAKFNIMDLNCVKVSPKTFIPALFGHASGDKFIQPHHSDLILKCYAGDKNIIKFDGDHNSSRPQSYYDSVLIFFYNVLRPPQIPSACSSKLESYYSLGDINSATGLDESFLYEIISGLRSACIDVASSSSAPPAPLTTKPTNELLSEAIPMTDTNDVPVEDNDHTMEDPENFEGKPVDQFEEGCSFTSSNRESWGRCSSLGGTEEDESLTAGEGDQIEKTADINMEQKPRDSSKEEEEKKEKKIKNGGETDAKKSRHEKLERLEAFSRRLRHRILKRVNHRRHRSP